One Amorphoplanes digitatis genomic window carries:
- a CDS encoding serine hydrolase has protein sequence MSSNVSRRSALGLGAAAAAIASVGVSSPASASGSGPSRIRKVYGREKARAGGVWHTHIAAVDRAGALRPIVEDDADHVTQGYSVQKLAVATAVMDKIDRGELTLGTKLDLPASIILGGSGIYHLHRVWGDDITVANFLTAMLLVSDNTAVRMCGRVVPALEINEILAAKGFVHTRVEPVANPNRFFLGTTTPREMHDLLWRLGNRTLLAPESCDFLLSITRWLNGYHDGVRRVMSSGERQRVATKYGADFNTLGESRHEAGIMFDAQGAPVLTYAMFAEGLGEPENYGATHPAVEAHAKIGRTMMDNLPATTRSLRESHTQPAPFRPVNGG, from the coding sequence ATGTCATCAAATGTGTCCCGCCGTTCGGCACTCGGTCTCGGTGCGGCCGCGGCCGCGATCGCGAGCGTCGGCGTGAGCTCGCCCGCCTCGGCGTCCGGGTCCGGGCCCTCCCGCATCCGGAAGGTGTACGGCAGGGAGAAGGCCCGGGCCGGCGGCGTCTGGCACACCCACATCGCCGCCGTCGACCGGGCCGGCGCGCTGCGGCCGATCGTCGAGGACGACGCCGACCACGTCACCCAGGGCTACAGCGTGCAGAAGCTGGCCGTGGCCACCGCGGTCATGGACAAGATCGACCGGGGCGAGCTGACCCTGGGCACCAAGCTCGACCTGCCGGCGAGCATCATCCTCGGCGGCTCCGGGATCTACCACCTGCACCGGGTCTGGGGCGACGACATCACGGTCGCCAACTTCCTCACCGCGATGCTGCTGGTCTCGGACAACACCGCCGTGCGCATGTGCGGCCGGGTGGTGCCGGCCCTGGAGATCAACGAGATCCTCGCGGCGAAGGGCTTCGTGCACACCCGGGTCGAGCCGGTCGCCAACCCGAACCGGTTCTTCCTCGGCACCACCACCCCGCGCGAGATGCACGACCTGCTCTGGCGGCTCGGCAACCGGACGCTGCTCGCGCCGGAGTCCTGCGACTTCCTGCTGAGCATCACCCGCTGGCTCAACGGCTACCACGACGGCGTGCGCCGGGTGATGTCCTCGGGCGAGCGCCAGCGGGTCGCGACGAAGTACGGCGCCGACTTCAACACCCTCGGCGAGTCGCGGCACGAGGCCGGCATCATGTTCGACGCGCAGGGCGCGCCGGTGCTGACGTACGCGATGTTCGCCGAGGGCCTCGGCGAGCCGGAGAACTACGGCGCGACCCATCCGGCGGTGGAGGCGCACGCGAAGATCGGCCGGACCATGATGGACAACCTGCCGGCGACGACCCGCTCCCTGCGGGAGTCGCACACACAGCCCGCGCCGTTCCGCCCGGTCAACGGGGGCTGA
- a CDS encoding M28 family metallopeptidase — translation MTDQRERLTSSRRAFLSVSAAAAATPMLGAGRAQAAGRGPRRQAPDGELRAMLREIDPHRIGTTVARLVAFGTRHTLSTQDDPVRGIGAARDWIYERLSAYAAGSDGRMTVELQSFIQPPSPRVPVPTRITNVVATLRGDTEPDRIYVVTGHYDSRVTDVMDATSDAPGADDDASGVAVVMELARVMATRRTEATIVFAAVAGEEQGLYGSDNLAQRFRDAGADVQAMFSNDIVGTGDAHDGTAPDSRTVRLFVEGVPTAETAAEANVRRSVGGENDGASRQLGRFARDVAENPQTGMKIRVVWRRDRYLRGSDHISFLLRGYPAARFTEPRENFAHEHQDVRVENGIQYGDLVEFCDFAYIARVARVNGAVLWSLAQAPGTPKGVVIDTTQLTNATTLRWQPSTATDLAGYEVLWRETTEPDWTNAMPVGNVTSVTIDLSKDNVFFGVRALDRTGHRSPVAAPRPSS, via the coding sequence ATGACGGACCAGCGCGAAAGACTCACGTCCTCGCGGCGCGCGTTCCTGTCGGTCTCGGCGGCCGCCGCCGCGACCCCGATGCTCGGCGCCGGCCGCGCACAGGCCGCCGGCCGCGGCCCGCGCAGACAGGCGCCCGACGGCGAGCTCCGGGCGATGCTCCGGGAGATCGATCCGCACCGGATCGGCACCACCGTCGCCCGGCTCGTCGCCTTCGGCACCCGGCACACCCTGTCCACCCAGGACGATCCTGTCCGGGGCATCGGCGCGGCGCGTGACTGGATCTACGAGCGGCTCAGCGCCTACGCCGCCGGCTCGGACGGCCGGATGACCGTCGAGTTGCAGTCCTTCATCCAGCCGCCGTCGCCGCGCGTGCCCGTGCCGACCCGGATCACCAACGTCGTCGCCACGCTGCGCGGCGACACCGAACCCGACCGGATCTACGTGGTGACCGGCCACTACGACTCGCGGGTCACCGACGTCATGGACGCCACCAGCGACGCACCGGGCGCCGACGACGACGCCTCCGGCGTCGCGGTGGTCATGGAGCTGGCCCGCGTCATGGCCACCCGGCGCACCGAGGCCACCATCGTCTTCGCCGCCGTCGCGGGCGAGGAGCAGGGCCTCTACGGCTCCGACAACCTGGCGCAGCGGTTCCGCGACGCGGGCGCCGACGTGCAGGCCATGTTCAGCAACGACATCGTCGGCACCGGCGACGCGCACGACGGCACGGCGCCGGACTCGCGGACCGTGCGGCTGTTCGTCGAGGGCGTGCCCACCGCGGAGACCGCCGCGGAGGCCAACGTCCGCAGGTCCGTCGGCGGCGAGAACGACGGCGCGTCGCGGCAGCTGGGCCGCTTCGCCCGGGACGTCGCGGAGAACCCGCAGACCGGGATGAAGATCCGCGTCGTCTGGCGGCGCGACCGCTATCTGCGCGGCAGCGATCACATCTCGTTCCTGCTCCGCGGCTACCCCGCGGCCCGCTTCACCGAGCCGCGCGAGAACTTCGCGCACGAGCACCAGGACGTCCGCGTCGAGAACGGCATCCAGTACGGCGACCTGGTCGAGTTCTGCGACTTCGCCTACATCGCGCGGGTGGCCCGGGTGAACGGTGCGGTGCTGTGGTCGCTGGCGCAGGCACCCGGCACGCCGAAGGGCGTGGTGATCGACACGACCCAGCTGACGAACGCGACAACGCTGCGCTGGCAGCCGTCGACGGCCACGGACCTGGCGGGCTACGAGGTGCTCTGGCGCGAGACGACCGAGCCGGACTGGACGAACGCCATGCCGGTGGGCAACGTGACCAGCGTGACGATCGACCTGTCGAAGGACAACGTCTTCTTCGGGGTACGGGCGCTGGACCGCACCGGCCACCGCAGCCCCGTCGCGGCGCCGCGACCGTCGAGCTAG
- a CDS encoding nuclear transport factor 2 family protein: MDRIVAEVLAAAERRDAAALKALLHPYLHWHEPRLDLRGRVKVLARLAAAPAPGPPASYELRDGQIYRWNG; the protein is encoded by the coding sequence ATGGATCGGATCGTCGCCGAGGTGCTGGCCGCCGCCGAGCGCAGGGACGCGGCCGCGCTGAAGGCGCTGCTGCACCCCTACCTGCACTGGCACGAGCCGCGCCTGGACCTTCGTGGCCGGGTCAAGGTGCTGGCCCGCCTGGCGGCCGCGCCCGCGCCAGGGCCGCCGGCCTCCTACGAGCTACGCGACGGCCAGATCTACCGCTGGAACGGCTAG
- the pheS gene encoding phenylalanine--tRNA ligase subunit alpha has product MSYRNDPYDPKQAALLAPEALEAAVAEAGDAFAGAPDLDALGALKSVHLGDRSPVSLARREIGSLPPHAKSEAGKRVNVARQSVQAAFDARQAELELERAARVLVEERVDVSLPWDRAPRGARHPLTTLMEHMGDLFVGMGYDVVESPELELDWVNFDALNIGPDHPARGLIDTFYVDLPGLVMRTHTSPGQVRTMLTRQPPIRVVCPGRVYRTDDLDATHSPVFHQIEGLVVDEGITMAHLKGTLDHFARAMFGPDARTRWRPNHFPFTEPSAEFDVWFAQHRDGPRWVEWGGCGMVNPRVLTACGVDPERYSGFAFGMGVERTLMFRNGVSDMRDMVEGDVRFTRNFGMAV; this is encoded by the coding sequence ATGTCCTACCGCAACGATCCGTACGATCCGAAGCAGGCCGCCCTGCTCGCCCCCGAGGCTCTCGAGGCCGCCGTCGCCGAGGCCGGCGACGCCTTCGCCGGTGCACCGGACCTCGACGCGCTCGGCGCGCTGAAGTCCGTCCACCTCGGCGACCGGTCCCCGGTGTCGCTGGCCCGGCGCGAGATCGGTTCGCTGCCGCCGCACGCGAAATCTGAGGCCGGCAAGCGCGTCAACGTGGCCCGGCAGTCCGTGCAGGCCGCGTTCGACGCCCGCCAGGCCGAGCTGGAGCTCGAGCGCGCCGCCCGCGTCCTGGTCGAGGAGCGCGTCGACGTCTCGCTGCCCTGGGACCGAGCGCCGCGCGGCGCCCGGCACCCGCTGACGACGCTGATGGAGCACATGGGCGACCTGTTCGTCGGCATGGGCTACGACGTCGTCGAGAGCCCCGAGCTCGAGCTCGACTGGGTCAACTTCGACGCGCTCAACATCGGGCCCGACCACCCGGCCCGCGGGCTCATCGACACGTTCTACGTGGACCTGCCCGGCCTGGTGATGCGCACGCACACCTCGCCCGGCCAGGTGCGGACGATGCTGACCCGGCAGCCGCCGATCCGGGTGGTGTGCCCGGGCCGCGTCTACCGCACCGACGACCTGGACGCCACGCACAGCCCGGTGTTCCACCAGATCGAGGGCCTCGTCGTCGACGAGGGCATCACGATGGCGCACCTCAAGGGCACCCTCGACCACTTCGCCAGGGCGATGTTCGGCCCGGACGCCCGTACCCGGTGGCGCCCCAACCACTTCCCGTTCACCGAGCCGTCGGCGGAGTTCGACGTGTGGTTCGCGCAGCACCGCGACGGGCCGCGCTGGGTCGAGTGGGGAGGCTGCGGCATGGTCAACCCGCGGGTGCTCACGGCCTGCGGAGTCGACCCGGAGCGCTACTCGGGGTTCGCCTTCGGGATGGGCGTCGAGCGCACGCTGATGTTCCGCAACGGCGTGAGCGACATGCGCGACATGGTGGAGGGTGACGTCCGGTTCACCCGCAACTTCGGGATGGCGGTCTGA
- a CDS encoding sensor histidine kinase: MIVLRAWLTARTWRELGYLLTGVLVAAPTFALGLLSIVAVGSSTVPLGLPILAGVLAVARLTPRWFRGHARYFLGRSWDDPPPLPAGTLWRRSLALFRDAAAWRALGYCLARWPLTVAGAYPAALALVVGPAAVTYPLWWFAVPADLGAFDTDSWARTWLVALEAAATLLVVPWWMRLIVWTDGLLVRALLQPSRSQRRIAELEAGRTALRADAAALLRRIERDLHDGTQARLVTLGVALSRIEHRSTEEAVRTLAADARGTVTEALAELRDIVRGMHPPALDDGLDVALTTLAGRSAVPAEVTVALDARPPDATASALYFAVAELLTNVARHAHAGRVRIDLRTDGSRLRLTVTDDGRGGARIDSTGTGLAGLARRASALDGALTVDSPPGGPTTVTMTLPVEA; the protein is encoded by the coding sequence ATGATCGTGCTGCGGGCCTGGCTGACCGCGCGCACCTGGCGCGAGCTGGGCTACCTGCTCACCGGGGTGCTGGTCGCGGCGCCGACGTTCGCGCTCGGGCTGCTCAGCATCGTCGCGGTGGGGTCCTCGACGGTACCCCTCGGCCTGCCGATCCTGGCCGGGGTGCTGGCCGTGGCCCGGCTCACCCCGCGCTGGTTCCGCGGCCACGCCCGCTACTTCCTCGGCCGGAGCTGGGACGACCCGCCGCCGCTGCCGGCCGGCACGCTCTGGCGGCGGAGCCTGGCGCTGTTCCGGGACGCGGCCGCCTGGCGTGCGCTCGGCTACTGCCTCGCCCGCTGGCCGCTGACCGTCGCCGGCGCGTACCCGGCGGCGCTCGCGCTCGTCGTCGGGCCCGCGGCGGTCACCTATCCACTGTGGTGGTTCGCGGTACCGGCCGATCTCGGCGCCTTCGACACCGACAGCTGGGCGCGGACCTGGCTGGTCGCGCTGGAGGCCGCCGCCACCCTGCTGGTGGTGCCGTGGTGGATGCGGCTGATCGTCTGGACCGACGGCCTCCTGGTCCGGGCACTGCTCCAGCCGAGCCGCTCACAGCGGCGCATCGCCGAGCTGGAGGCCGGCCGGACCGCCCTGCGCGCCGACGCGGCGGCGCTGCTGCGCCGCATCGAACGCGACCTGCACGACGGCACGCAGGCCCGGCTGGTCACGCTCGGCGTCGCGCTGTCGCGGATCGAGCACCGCAGCACCGAGGAGGCGGTGCGCACGTTGGCCGCCGACGCCCGGGGCACCGTCACCGAGGCGCTCGCCGAGCTGCGCGACATCGTCCGCGGCATGCACCCGCCGGCGCTCGACGACGGCCTCGACGTCGCCCTGACCACCCTCGCGGGCCGCAGCGCCGTCCCGGCCGAGGTCACCGTCGCGCTGGACGCGCGGCCACCGGACGCGACCGCCTCCGCGCTGTACTTCGCGGTCGCCGAGCTGCTCACCAACGTCGCGCGGCACGCGCACGCCGGCCGGGTCCGCATCGACCTGCGCACGGACGGCAGCCGGCTGCGGCTCACCGTCACCGACGACGGGCGCGGCGGTGCGAGGATCGACTCCACCGGTACGGGGCTCGCGGGCCTCGCACGCCGGGCGTCGGCGCTGGACGGCGCGCTGACCGTCGACTCACCGCCGGGCGGCCCGACCACCGTGACGATGACTCTTCCCGTGGAGGCCTGA
- a CDS encoding response regulator codes for MRVVIAEDNALLRDGIALLLGEHGIEVAAAVADAGALLAAVAADPPDAAVVDVRMPPTHTDEGLRAALTIRSAYPKVGVLVFSQWVETSYARQLLSQHVGGVGYLLKDRIVSTDEFVGALGRVAAGGTALDPEVVRQLLAAPAVDAGLARLTEREREILGLLAEGRSNVAIADALHVVERSVEKHVTAIFTKLDLPQARTDHRRVLAVLRYLRS; via the coding sequence ATGCGCGTGGTGATCGCCGAGGACAACGCCCTGCTGCGCGACGGCATCGCGCTGCTGCTCGGCGAGCACGGCATCGAGGTGGCCGCCGCCGTGGCCGACGCCGGCGCGCTGCTCGCCGCGGTCGCCGCCGATCCACCCGACGCCGCCGTCGTCGACGTGCGGATGCCGCCGACGCACACCGACGAGGGGCTGCGGGCGGCGCTGACGATCAGGTCCGCGTACCCGAAGGTGGGTGTCCTGGTCTTCTCCCAGTGGGTTGAGACCAGCTACGCGCGGCAGTTGCTCTCCCAGCACGTCGGCGGCGTCGGTTACCTGCTCAAGGACCGGATCGTGAGCACCGACGAGTTCGTCGGCGCGCTGGGGCGGGTCGCCGCCGGCGGTACGGCCCTGGACCCGGAGGTGGTCCGGCAGCTGCTCGCCGCGCCGGCCGTCGACGCCGGCCTGGCCCGGCTCACCGAGCGGGAGCGGGAGATCCTCGGCCTGCTCGCCGAGGGGCGCTCGAACGTGGCAATCGCGGACGCGCTGCACGTGGTCGAGCGCAGCGTCGAGAAGCACGTCACTGCCATCTTCACCAAGCTGGACCTGCCGCAGGCGCGCACCGACCACCGGCGGGTCCTGGCCGTGCTGCGCTATCTCCGATCATGA
- the pheT gene encoding phenylalanine--tRNA ligase subunit beta, with the protein MKLSLSWIREYVDLPAALSADELERKLVDIGIEVESIVDQAATVKGDLVVGRVLEIEELTGFKKPIRFTRVDVGAAAPQEIVCGASNFAVGDLVVVILPGGELPGGFKIGARKTYGRNSNGMICSAAELGLSGDHSGIIVLPADSAATGADARPIVGLDDVILDLEITPDRGYEMSVRGVARELSHAYESAYTDPGVRDVPGATAEPPHPLRIDDTIGCDRFAARVVRGIDPSAPSPEWMQRRLITAGIRTISLAVDITNYVMLELGQPMHVFDLNLVRGGLVVRRARTGEKLTTLDGVARVLDAEDMVICDDSGPICLAAVMGGETTEFQPDTVDVLLEAAHWDPVMVGRTARRHKLFSEAAKRWERGVDPQLPLVALQRAVELLTAHAGGTVDERVLDQDHVVAPTPVLLDTTLPARRIGVGYTVEQVTTLLGLIGCAVRGVEPLEVTPPTWRPDLVAPIDLVEEVARLGGFDVIPSVLPPTRGGGVLTPTQRRRRMVGRAMAENGYVEVLSYPFIATGAADVLGLPADDPRRSAVRLTNPISEQEPLLRTSLLVPLLGTLKRNLGRGERDLALYETGTVFLPHLTAVAPPLLGVEHGPSEEDWSAANAIVPEQPWHLAAVLTGDAAPAGWWGAGRAATWSDAVEAARIALSAAGMTADRITVRAAEHPPWHPGRCAAIAVDGTVVGYAGELHPSVVAALELPRRTCAMELDLDAIPAAPVTQAIRISTFPAALIDVALVVDAAVPAAEVEAALVAGAGELLESVRLFDVYTSEQLGAGLKSLAYKLTFRAPDRTLTVEEAVAARDAAVALASSRVGATLRGA; encoded by the coding sequence ATGAAGCTGTCTCTGTCCTGGATCCGCGAATACGTGGACCTGCCGGCGGCGCTCTCCGCCGACGAGCTCGAGCGCAAGCTCGTCGACATCGGCATCGAGGTCGAGTCCATCGTCGACCAGGCCGCAACGGTCAAGGGCGACCTGGTCGTCGGCCGGGTGCTCGAGATCGAGGAGCTGACCGGTTTCAAGAAGCCGATCCGCTTCACCCGGGTGGACGTCGGCGCCGCCGCGCCGCAGGAGATCGTCTGCGGCGCGAGCAACTTCGCGGTCGGCGACCTGGTCGTGGTGATCCTGCCCGGCGGCGAGTTGCCCGGCGGGTTCAAGATCGGTGCGCGCAAGACCTACGGGCGCAACTCCAACGGCATGATCTGCTCGGCCGCGGAGCTCGGCCTGTCCGGCGACCACTCCGGCATCATCGTGCTGCCGGCGGACTCGGCGGCGACGGGCGCCGACGCCCGCCCGATCGTCGGGCTCGACGACGTGATCCTCGACCTGGAGATCACCCCCGACCGCGGATACGAGATGAGCGTCCGCGGCGTGGCCCGCGAGCTGTCCCACGCCTACGAGTCGGCGTACACGGATCCGGGCGTGCGCGACGTGCCCGGCGCGACCGCCGAGCCGCCGCACCCGCTGCGGATCGACGACACGATCGGCTGCGACCGCTTCGCGGCGCGCGTGGTGCGGGGCATCGACCCGTCCGCTCCGTCGCCGGAGTGGATGCAGCGCCGGCTGATCACCGCCGGGATCCGCACGATCTCCCTCGCGGTCGACATCACCAACTACGTGATGCTCGAGCTCGGCCAGCCGATGCACGTCTTCGACCTGAACCTGGTGCGCGGCGGCCTGGTCGTGCGCCGGGCACGCACGGGGGAGAAGCTGACCACCCTGGACGGTGTCGCGCGGGTGCTCGACGCCGAGGACATGGTGATCTGCGACGACTCCGGGCCGATCTGCCTCGCCGCGGTCATGGGCGGCGAGACCACCGAGTTCCAGCCGGACACCGTCGACGTGCTGCTGGAGGCCGCGCACTGGGACCCGGTGATGGTCGGCCGCACGGCCCGCCGGCACAAGCTGTTCAGCGAGGCGGCCAAGCGCTGGGAGCGCGGCGTCGACCCGCAGCTGCCGCTGGTGGCCCTCCAGCGCGCGGTCGAGCTGCTCACCGCGCACGCCGGCGGCACCGTCGACGAGCGGGTGCTCGACCAGGACCACGTCGTCGCGCCCACCCCGGTGCTGCTCGACACCACGCTGCCGGCCCGGCGCATCGGCGTCGGCTACACCGTCGAGCAGGTGACCACGCTGCTCGGCCTGATCGGCTGCGCGGTGCGCGGCGTCGAGCCGCTCGAGGTGACCCCGCCGACCTGGCGGCCCGACCTGGTCGCTCCGATCGACCTGGTCGAGGAGGTGGCCCGGCTCGGCGGCTTCGACGTGATCCCGAGCGTCCTGCCGCCGACGCGCGGCGGCGGCGTCCTGACCCCGACCCAGCGCCGCCGGCGCATGGTCGGCCGGGCGATGGCCGAGAACGGCTACGTCGAGGTGCTGTCGTACCCGTTCATCGCGACGGGCGCGGCCGACGTGCTCGGGCTCCCCGCGGACGACCCGCGGCGCAGCGCGGTGCGGCTGACCAACCCGATCTCCGAGCAGGAGCCGCTGCTGCGCACGTCGCTGCTCGTGCCGCTGCTCGGCACGCTCAAGCGCAACCTGGGCCGCGGCGAGCGCGACCTGGCGCTGTACGAGACCGGCACGGTCTTCCTGCCGCACCTGACGGCCGTCGCGCCGCCGCTGCTCGGCGTGGAACACGGCCCGTCCGAAGAGGACTGGTCGGCCGCGAACGCGATCGTCCCCGAGCAGCCGTGGCACCTCGCCGCGGTCCTGACCGGTGACGCGGCGCCGGCCGGCTGGTGGGGCGCGGGCCGCGCGGCGACCTGGTCGGACGCGGTCGAGGCCGCGCGCATCGCGCTGTCGGCGGCCGGCATGACCGCCGACCGGATCACGGTACGGGCGGCCGAGCACCCGCCGTGGCACCCGGGCCGGTGCGCGGCGATCGCGGTCGACGGCACCGTGGTCGGGTACGCGGGCGAGCTGCACCCGAGCGTGGTCGCGGCGCTGGAGCTGCCGAGGCGCACCTGCGCGATGGAGCTCGACCTGGACGCGATCCCGGCGGCACCGGTGACCCAGGCGATCCGGATCTCCACGTTCCCGGCGGCGCTGATCGACGTGGCGCTGGTGGTCGACGCGGCGGTTCCGGCGGCCGAGGTCGAGGCGGCGCTGGTCGCGGGCGCGGGCGAGCTGCTGGAGTCGGTCCGGCTCTTTGACGTCTACACGTCGGAGCAGCTCGGCGCGGGCCTGAAGAGCCTGGCGTACAAGCTGACGTTCCGCGCCCCGGACCGGACGCTGACCGTCGAGGAGGCCGTCGCGGCCCGGGACGCGGCGGTCGCGCTGGCGTCGTCGCGCGTGGGAGCCACCCTGCGCGGCGCCTGA
- a CDS encoding methyl-accepting chemotaxis protein, translating into MTHGQAISPGRRSPLEDRSISGKLLPRLYLPAGLAGLVIALSNVDGHQGLQLIRALAACAIAAATWRVNWDRVPPLALRTMAYLGVVLIGIGSITVPATYYMGLLSSAIGLVWAGFALGRRDLVALSALMGVLTLAAQWQLAPPSVAVWRSVAIWLVLTGMGTATHWLRGLLDDSAAQVARAQAEVSELQVRTLTEQQQAEAHRAELAAAQVAEQTRLQQQVAEQAAVLAQSAAEVSQNTTIAATATEQMSSALQDLSRTAQSTEQVTVAVVRQADDAATVIKALAASSEQIMAASDIIQSIAEQTNLLALNATIESARAGESGKGFAVVANEVKELARQSGENADSINRTLNDVRTQVDVAVTQVTEIAGSMTALSAHHSTLAAAIEEQTAAVAEVTRTVTQTAGETHTMAAGIRTLEQISRTAGR; encoded by the coding sequence ATGACTCACGGCCAAGCCATCAGTCCGGGACGACGTAGTCCGCTGGAAGACCGGTCCATCTCCGGCAAGTTGCTGCCCCGGCTGTACCTGCCCGCCGGTCTGGCCGGGCTGGTGATCGCGCTGTCCAATGTCGACGGGCACCAGGGTCTCCAGCTGATCCGGGCGCTGGCGGCCTGTGCGATCGCGGCGGCCACCTGGCGGGTGAACTGGGACCGGGTACCACCCCTGGCGTTGCGGACCATGGCCTACCTCGGCGTGGTGCTGATCGGCATCGGATCCATCACCGTTCCAGCCACCTACTACATGGGCCTGCTGTCCTCGGCCATCGGCCTGGTCTGGGCCGGGTTCGCCCTCGGGCGGCGTGATCTGGTGGCGCTGTCCGCCCTCATGGGCGTGCTGACCTTGGCGGCGCAGTGGCAGTTGGCCCCACCATCGGTCGCGGTCTGGCGATCGGTGGCGATCTGGTTGGTGCTGACCGGGATGGGCACCGCGACGCACTGGCTGCGCGGACTGCTCGACGACAGTGCCGCCCAGGTCGCCCGGGCTCAGGCTGAGGTCAGTGAGCTGCAAGTGCGTACGCTGACCGAGCAGCAGCAGGCCGAAGCGCACCGGGCCGAGCTGGCCGCCGCGCAGGTGGCCGAGCAGACCCGCCTTCAGCAGCAGGTCGCCGAGCAGGCGGCCGTGCTGGCCCAGTCGGCCGCCGAGGTCAGCCAGAACACGACCATCGCGGCCACCGCGACCGAGCAGATGTCCTCCGCGCTCCAGGACCTCTCGCGCACGGCACAGTCCACCGAGCAGGTCACGGTCGCGGTGGTGCGCCAGGCCGACGACGCCGCCACGGTGATCAAGGCGCTAGCCGCGTCGAGCGAGCAGATCATGGCCGCCAGCGACATCATCCAGTCCATCGCCGAGCAGACGAACCTGCTCGCGCTCAACGCCACGATCGAGTCGGCCCGCGCCGGGGAGAGTGGCAAGGGTTTCGCGGTCGTGGCCAACGAGGTCAAGGAGCTGGCCCGCCAGTCCGGCGAGAACGCCGACTCCATCAACCGGACCCTTAACGACGTGCGCACCCAGGTCGACGTCGCGGTCACCCAGGTCACGGAGATCGCCGGAAGCATGACCGCCCTGTCGGCGCACCACAGCACGCTCGCCGCCGCGATCGAGGAACAGACCGCCGCCGTCGCCGAGGTCACCCGAACGGTCACCCAGACCGCCGGCGAAACCCACACGATGGCCGCCGGCATCCGGACCCTGGAGCAGATCTCCCGAACCGCTGGGCGGTAG
- a CDS encoding ABC transporter permease — protein sequence MIRQALRRNPWSFLGPAGTQFLAAALVAAALGITASIGRAPLAAAERRAVTDSGLPDMAMVFLMLAIYLSIIIVGVTMSATIAQQARDIALVRAVGATPGRVRRAIAAQAACVAVPATLAGVPAGSAGGRAWLDALVAHGIAPPAVVFQAHGGALPIALAITVGTSLIGALVAAVRPSRVRPAVALAETAAPRRRIGVVRTVAGLILVGGGIALSSAIAGGSAEAADQGGLFVMLAMCVGAGCLGPALLRVAAPAARLLGDAGRLAADNIGISARALSGALVPLTLAVAFAAVKVVSYTTRTHVTGDAGPAADRWLEYSGTAVYAAFAAVAALNTLITLQLSRRRDLAVVRLAGGTRGRTLAVVFCEALVVTGTALAVAAVVATTTLLPLLHTALGTWTPWLPLTWLLAGVLATAALVLAGTVLPAALSLRRPPIEAVG from the coding sequence GTGATCCGGCAGGCCCTGCGCCGCAACCCGTGGTCGTTCCTCGGCCCGGCCGGCACCCAGTTCCTGGCCGCCGCGCTGGTCGCCGCCGCGCTCGGGATCACCGCCTCGATCGGCCGGGCGCCGCTGGCGGCCGCCGAGCGGCGCGCGGTGACCGACAGCGGCCTGCCCGACATGGCCATGGTCTTCCTGATGCTGGCGATCTACCTGTCGATCATCATCGTCGGCGTCACGATGAGCGCCACCATCGCGCAGCAGGCCCGCGACATCGCCCTGGTCCGGGCCGTCGGTGCCACACCGGGCCGGGTACGCCGGGCGATCGCCGCGCAGGCCGCCTGCGTGGCAGTTCCCGCGACCCTCGCCGGGGTGCCGGCCGGATCCGCAGGCGGCCGGGCCTGGCTCGACGCCCTGGTCGCGCACGGCATCGCGCCGCCGGCCGTCGTCTTCCAGGCGCACGGCGGCGCGCTGCCGATCGCCCTCGCGATCACCGTCGGCACCTCCCTGATCGGCGCGCTCGTCGCCGCCGTGCGCCCCTCCCGGGTACGCCCGGCGGTCGCGCTGGCCGAGACCGCGGCGCCCCGGCGGCGGATCGGCGTCGTCCGTACCGTGGCGGGCCTGATCCTGGTCGGCGGCGGGATCGCGCTCAGTTCGGCGATCGCCGGCGGCTCCGCCGAGGCCGCCGACCAGGGCGGCCTCTTCGTGATGCTGGCGATGTGCGTCGGCGCCGGCTGCCTCGGCCCGGCGCTGCTGCGGGTCGCCGCGCCGGCCGCGCGCCTGCTCGGCGACGCCGGGCGCCTCGCGGCCGACAACATCGGGATCAGCGCCAGGGCGCTCTCCGGCGCGCTGGTTCCGCTCACCCTCGCCGTGGCGTTCGCGGCGGTCAAGGTCGTCTCGTACACGACGAGGACGCACGTCACCGGCGACGCGGGCCCGGCCGCGGACCGCTGGCTGGAGTACTCCGGCACGGCCGTCTACGCGGCGTTCGCGGCGGTGGCCGCGCTGAACACGCTCATCACGCTCCAGCTGTCCCGGCGCCGCGATCTGGCGGTCGTCCGGCTGGCCGGCGGCACCCGGGGGCGCACGCTGGCCGTGGTCTTCTGCGAGGCTCTGGTGGTGACGGGTACGGCGCTGGCGGTGGCCGCGGTCGTGGCGACGACGACGCTGCTGCCGTTGCTGCACACCGCGCTGGGCACCTGGACGCCGTGGCTGCCGCTGACGTGGCTGCTCGCGGGCGTGCTGGCCACCGCGGCCCTGGTGCTGGCCGGCACCGTGCTGCCGGCCGCCCTGTCCCTGCGCCGGCCGCCGATCGAGGCGGTCGGATGA